Proteins from a single region of Bartonella sp. M0283:
- the grxC gene encoding glutaredoxin 3: MPHVTIYTRPHCPYCESAIELLQSKNVQYEEIDGSGERRAEMVKRAHGRNTFPQIFIGERHIGGCDDLYELERNGKLDTLLSGEK, encoded by the coding sequence ATGCCGCATGTAACGATTTACACCCGTCCTCACTGTCCTTATTGCGAGAGTGCTATCGAATTGTTGCAATCAAAAAACGTTCAGTATGAAGAAATTGACGGTTCCGGCGAAAGACGCGCAGAAATGGTGAAACGTGCACATGGCCGCAATACTTTCCCGCAAATTTTTATTGGTGAAAGACATATTGGCGGTTGCGATGATCTTTATGAGCTTGAAAGAAACGGCAAGCTCGACACACTTCTTTCCGGCGAAAAATAA
- a CDS encoding DUF1178 family protein produces the protein MIRFSLHCDHAHEFDGWFRNNDDFLNQKKAGLIHCPVCDSNVIDKTLMAPAVSTSRKHGQVGMGLNQEQKRIIEEMRKLTRQVRKNAEYVGDHFAEEARRIHFKEVKERPIYGEASSEEVSSLVDDGIPVMPLAPLPEDEN, from the coding sequence ATGATCCGTTTTTCGCTCCATTGTGATCACGCTCATGAATTCGACGGTTGGTTCCGGAATAATGATGATTTTTTAAATCAGAAAAAAGCCGGCCTCATTCACTGTCCTGTTTGCGACTCAAACGTCATAGATAAAACATTGATGGCTCCTGCAGTTTCTACTTCCAGAAAACATGGACAGGTCGGAATGGGGCTCAATCAAGAGCAAAAAAGAATAATTGAAGAAATGCGCAAACTTACCCGCCAAGTGCGCAAAAATGCCGAATATGTCGGTGACCATTTTGCCGAGGAAGCAAGGCGCATTCATTTCAAGGAAGTTAAAGAACGCCCGATCTATGGTGAGGCAAGTTCGGAAGAGGTCTCTTCACTCGTCGATGACGGCATTCCGGTCATGCCGCTTGCACCATTGCCGGAAGATGAAAACTGA
- the ubiG gene encoding bifunctional 2-polyprenyl-6-hydroxyphenol methylase/3-demethylubiquinol 3-O-methyltransferase UbiG, producing the protein MAEAQRTTIDQAEVDHFSRIAAEWWNPQGKFRPLHKFNPARLSYIKEKVCEAFDRDPKDAEPLKGIRFLDIGCGGGLLCEPMARLGADVVGADASTTNIEVAKLHATQSGLTIDYRATTAEDLAKAGEQFDVVLNMEVVEHVSDVDLFMSESARMVKPQGLMFVATLNRTLKSWGLAIIGAEYILRWLPKGTHDYNKFLTPDEITEKLNTAGLTVIDKLGITYNPFKDSWNRSKDTDVNYMLLARRLK; encoded by the coding sequence ATGGCAGAAGCCCAACGTACCACGATAGATCAGGCAGAAGTAGATCATTTTTCGCGCATTGCTGCAGAATGGTGGAATCCGCAAGGAAAATTCCGCCCTCTCCATAAATTCAATCCGGCGCGCCTTTCCTATATCAAGGAAAAGGTTTGCGAGGCTTTCGACCGTGATCCCAAGGATGCCGAACCTTTAAAAGGAATACGTTTTCTTGATATTGGTTGTGGTGGCGGACTTCTTTGTGAACCGATGGCACGTCTTGGTGCCGATGTCGTGGGTGCCGATGCTTCAACCACCAATATTGAAGTGGCAAAACTCCACGCGACTCAATCAGGCTTGACTATAGATTACCGTGCAACAACGGCTGAAGATTTGGCAAAAGCCGGAGAACAATTTGATGTTGTCCTGAATATGGAAGTGGTCGAACATGTTTCCGATGTTGATCTCTTCATGTCAGAAAGTGCCAGAATGGTGAAGCCCCAAGGCCTTATGTTTGTTGCAACATTGAACCGGACACTGAAATCGTGGGGACTGGCCATTATCGGAGCTGAATATATTTTACGGTGGTTACCGAAAGGAACACACGATTATAACAAGTTTCTGACGCCCGACGAAATTACAGAAAAGCTGAATACGGCCGGCCTTACGGTAATAGACAAATTGGGAATTACCTATAATCCATTTAAAGATAGCTGGAACCGGTCGAAAGATACGGATGTCAATTATATGTTGCTGGCCCGGCGGCTGAAATAA
- a CDS encoding aspartate kinase: protein MARIVMKFGGTSVANIERIKNVARHVKREVDAGNEVAVVVSAMAGKTNELVGWTREASPMHDAREYDVVVASGEQVTAGLLAITLQSMGINARSWLGWQIPIETDNAHGAARITKIDGSQLIQRFKEGQVAVIAGFQGIGPDKRITTLGRGGSDTSAVAVAAAVKADRCDIYTDVDGVYTTDPRIDPKARRLPKVAFEEMLEMASLGAKVLQVRSVELAMVHKVRTFVRSSFEDPDAPGMGDPINPPGTLICDEDEIVEQQVVTGIAFAKEEAQISLRRLADRPGISAAIFGPLAEEHVNVDMIVQNISEDGSKTDMTFTVPATDIGKAVATLEANKKEIGFDVIQSETDLAKVSIIGIGMRSHAGVAATAFKALAEKGINIRAITTSEIKISILIDNAYTELAVRTLHTVYGLDKG from the coding sequence ATGGCGCGCATAGTCATGAAATTCGGTGGAACTTCAGTCGCCAATATCGAGCGCATCAAAAATGTTGCGCGCCACGTCAAACGTGAAGTTGATGCTGGCAATGAAGTTGCTGTCGTTGTCTCGGCAATGGCTGGTAAAACAAACGAACTCGTCGGGTGGACACGTGAAGCTTCGCCAATGCATGACGCCCGCGAATATGATGTCGTTGTTGCCTCGGGTGAACAGGTAACCGCCGGACTTCTGGCTATTACCTTGCAGTCCATGGGAATCAATGCGCGCTCATGGCTCGGTTGGCAAATTCCGATAGAGACAGATAATGCTCACGGTGCTGCACGCATTACAAAAATTGACGGTTCACAATTAATCCAGCGGTTTAAAGAAGGTCAAGTTGCTGTCATTGCGGGTTTTCAAGGCATCGGACCTGATAAACGCATTACCACACTCGGCCGCGGCGGGTCGGATACCAGTGCTGTTGCCGTTGCTGCCGCAGTCAAAGCGGATAGATGCGATATCTATACCGATGTTGACGGGGTATATACAACAGACCCGCGAATTGACCCCAAAGCGCGTCGTCTACCAAAAGTAGCATTCGAAGAAATGCTGGAAATGGCTTCTCTTGGTGCCAAGGTTTTGCAGGTGCGCTCGGTCGAACTTGCAATGGTTCATAAAGTACGCACATTTGTGCGTTCGAGTTTCGAGGATCCCGATGCTCCGGGCATGGGGGACCCTATCAATCCACCCGGAACACTCATTTGCGACGAGGATGAAATCGTGGAACAACAGGTTGTCACAGGCATTGCTTTTGCCAAAGAAGAGGCACAAATTTCTTTACGCCGTTTGGCAGATCGACCGGGTATTTCGGCAGCAATATTCGGACCATTGGCCGAGGAACATGTTAATGTTGATATGATTGTGCAGAATATTTCGGAAGACGGTTCCAAAACCGATATGACATTTACTGTACCGGCAACCGACATTGGCAAAGCTGTTGCGACACTCGAAGCCAACAAAAAAGAAATCGGTTTCGATGTTATCCAGTCGGAAACAGATCTCGCAAAGGTTTCAATCATCGGCATTGGTATGCGCAGTCATGCCGGCGTTGCTGCGACAGCGTTCAAAGCATTGGCTGAAAAAGGTATCAATATCCGTGCGATCACGACATCTGAAATCAAGATTTCAATTTTGATCGACAATGCCTATACCGAATTGGCTGTACGAACCTTACATACTGTTTATGGCTTGGATAAAGGCTAA
- the ptsP gene encoding phosphoenolpyruvate--protein phosphotransferase, whose protein sequence is MRETHVGPKVILKRLREFMARAMDSQERLDLIVREIARNMDAEVCSFYVLRSDNMLELYATEGLNPGAVHLSELRLGQGLVGTIAATARPLNLTDARKHPAFAYLPETGEEIYSSFLGVPILRAGRTLGVLVVQNRNKRGYSDEEVEALETVAMVLAEMVAAGDLPRLTRPNVDVDMRRPFTLVGQSLNEGIGLGHIVLHEPRLVVTNLFNENSNAEIEKLTKAINSLRLSIDDMLSRSDVASEGEHREILETYRMFANDRGWIRRLEEAIKNGLTAEAAVEKVQSDTRARMVHLTDPYLRERLSDFDDLANRLLYQLMGRTRETINADLPTDSIIVARSMGAAELLDYPRERIRGLVLEDGASTSHVAIVARAMSIPVVGQVKGVVSLSENGDSVIIDGDDGKVYLRPVADVESAFVEKARFRARKQKLYRNLRDVPANTKDGRHITLLINAGLLVDLPQLDESGAEGIGLFRTELQFMIASTFPRAHEQEKLYRNVYKEIGDKPVTFRTLDIGGDKVLPYFRIKGKEENPALGWRAIRLTLDKPALMRTQLRALLKASGGRELRVMLPMVTEVGEIYHTRKLIEREVAYLTRFGHAMPTRLKLGAMVEVPALLFQLDELMRVVDFVSVGSNDLFQFMMAIDRGNSEIAHRFDQLSAPFLRALRKIIEAGERNNTPVTLCGEMAGKPLLALALLGLGFTRISMTPSAIGPIKAMLLRLDIGDLQKALLAELEKTTTATLRSWLMNYAEANNIAL, encoded by the coding sequence ATGCGGGAGACCCATGTAGGCCCCAAAGTTATTCTGAAACGGCTACGCGAGTTTATGGCACGTGCCATGGACTCGCAAGAACGACTTGACCTTATTGTTCGTGAAATCGCTCGCAATATGGACGCAGAGGTTTGCTCGTTCTATGTTTTGCGTTCCGACAATATGTTGGAACTTTATGCGACAGAAGGCCTTAATCCCGGCGCTGTCCACCTTTCGGAATTACGTCTGGGGCAAGGCTTGGTGGGAACCATTGCAGCCACTGCCCGTCCGCTCAACCTGACAGATGCAAGAAAACATCCGGCATTTGCCTATCTTCCTGAAACCGGTGAAGAAATCTATTCTTCATTTCTTGGTGTTCCAATCTTACGTGCTGGCCGCACATTAGGTGTTCTTGTTGTCCAGAACCGCAACAAACGTGGTTATAGTGACGAGGAAGTGGAGGCACTGGAAACTGTTGCCATGGTGCTTGCAGAAATGGTTGCTGCCGGTGATCTTCCAAGGCTTACCCGTCCCAATGTCGATGTTGACATGCGCCGCCCGTTCACGCTTGTCGGCCAATCACTTAACGAAGGCATCGGCCTTGGCCATATTGTTCTTCACGAACCGCGTCTTGTTGTGACGAACCTCTTCAATGAAAACAGCAATGCGGAAATCGAGAAGCTCACAAAAGCAATCAACTCGTTACGTCTATCAATTGATGACATGCTTTCAAGAAGCGATGTAGCAAGTGAAGGTGAGCACCGCGAAATTCTTGAAACCTATCGTATGTTTGCCAATGACCGCGGCTGGATAAGGCGGCTTGAAGAAGCAATCAAAAACGGTTTGACTGCGGAAGCGGCAGTTGAAAAAGTTCAAAGTGATACGCGTGCACGCATGGTTCACTTGACGGACCCTTATTTGCGCGAACGATTGTCAGACTTTGACGATCTCGCCAATCGCCTGCTTTATCAGTTGATGGGACGCACGCGCGAAACAATCAATGCCGATTTACCCACTGATTCAATTATTGTCGCACGCTCGATGGGAGCGGCCGAATTATTGGATTATCCGCGTGAACGTATTCGTGGCCTTGTATTGGAAGACGGCGCATCGACAAGCCATGTTGCTATTGTTGCTCGTGCCATGTCGATACCGGTTGTGGGGCAAGTCAAAGGGGTCGTTTCTTTATCGGAAAATGGCGACTCCGTAATAATCGACGGTGATGACGGCAAAGTTTACCTGCGCCCTGTAGCGGATGTTGAAAGTGCTTTCGTTGAAAAGGCGCGGTTTCGTGCCCGTAAACAAAAACTCTATCGCAATTTGCGGGATGTACCGGCCAATACAAAGGATGGCCGCCACATAACTTTGCTCATCAATGCGGGGCTCCTCGTCGATCTACCCCAACTTGATGAATCGGGCGCAGAAGGCATTGGTCTTTTCCGCACTGAATTGCAGTTCATGATTGCCTCGACATTCCCTCGTGCCCACGAACAGGAAAAACTCTATCGCAATGTCTATAAGGAAATTGGCGACAAGCCGGTTACCTTCCGGACGCTGGATATCGGTGGAGATAAGGTATTGCCCTATTTCCGCATCAAAGGCAAAGAAGAAAACCCTGCCCTCGGCTGGCGTGCTATCCGCCTGACACTTGACAAACCCGCATTGATGAGAACGCAATTGCGCGCTTTGCTGAAAGCCTCGGGAGGACGGGAATTGCGCGTCATGCTGCCAATGGTGACAGAGGTCGGTGAAATATACCACACCCGCAAGCTTATCGAGCGCGAGGTTGCTTATCTTACGCGTTTTGGTCATGCAATGCCAACGCGGCTGAAATTGGGCGCTATGGTTGAAGTACCGGCACTCTTGTTCCAGCTTGATGAACTCATGCGTGTTGTCGACTTTGTTTCCGTCGGCTCCAATGATCTTTTTCAATTTATGATGGCAATCGATCGGGGAAATTCTGAGATAGCCCATCGTTTTGATCAACTTTCTGCCCCGTTCCTACGCGCTTTACGCAAAATCATCGAAGCAGGTGAGCGCAATAACACGCCGGTGACCCTCTGCGGTGAAATGGCCGGTAAACCATTGCTTGCTTTGGCACTTTTGGGACTTGGCTTTACCCGCATTTCCATGACCCCGTCAGCCATCGGTCCAATCAAGGCCATGTTGCTCAGGCTTGATATCGGAGATTTACAAAAAGCTTTGCTCGCCGAACTCGAAAAAACGACCACCGCAACATTGCGATCGTGGCTGATGAATTATGCCGAAGCAAATAATATCGCGTTATAG
- a CDS encoding amino acid permease: MQNSSLKKGLSKRHVFFIALGSAIGTGLFYGSAGAIKVAGPSVLLAYCISGVMAFMVMRALGEMVLHNPLPGSFGRYASNYMSPFSGFLTGWTYVFEMVLVCLADITAFATYMGFWFPEVSPWLWTLGITLVITGLNLTAVKIYGEMEFWLSVVKIGAIIAMIIAGFGIMLFGFGTATHEATGIHNLWSNGGFMPNGWEGFIASFSVVVFAFGGIEIIGLMAVEVKDADRNIPKAINAIPFRILFFYVATLAILMSLYPWNKIGLEGSPFVTIFESLGIKYAANILNIVVITAAISAINSDLYGAGRMLHGLAEDGHAPKKLNFVSKNGIPVLSVLAMFCVLVIGVVLNYFVHDKLFFLIAAMATFATVFVWLMILLSQVCMRLKMSKAEQKNLRYQIPFWPVGPIIAILFMIFIIVLLGFFEDTAPALIVGIIWIVLMLVCYFVMKRTGNEANHANLK, translated from the coding sequence ATGCAGAACAGTTCACTGAAAAAAGGTCTGAGCAAACGGCATGTTTTTTTTATAGCTCTTGGTTCTGCTATCGGAACGGGATTATTTTACGGCTCGGCCGGAGCCATTAAAGTAGCAGGTCCCAGTGTCCTTCTGGCTTATTGCATTTCAGGTGTTATGGCATTCATGGTCATGCGGGCGTTGGGTGAAATGGTCCTTCACAATCCACTTCCCGGGTCTTTCGGCCGGTATGCATCCAATTATATGAGCCCGTTTTCCGGTTTTCTCACGGGCTGGACCTATGTTTTTGAAATGGTACTGGTTTGTCTTGCCGACATTACCGCTTTTGCAACTTATATGGGGTTCTGGTTTCCCGAGGTTTCGCCTTGGTTATGGACGCTCGGTATCACTCTTGTCATAACCGGTTTGAACCTCACCGCTGTCAAAATTTATGGTGAAATGGAATTTTGGCTATCCGTCGTCAAAATCGGAGCCATTATAGCCATGATCATTGCCGGTTTCGGAATTATGTTATTCGGCTTCGGTACAGCAACACATGAAGCAACCGGTATTCATAATCTTTGGAGCAATGGCGGCTTTATGCCAAATGGCTGGGAAGGTTTTATTGCTTCTTTCAGCGTGGTTGTGTTCGCTTTCGGTGGAATTGAAATTATCGGCCTTATGGCTGTCGAAGTGAAAGATGCCGATCGGAATATTCCAAAGGCAATCAATGCTATTCCATTCCGTATCCTGTTTTTCTATGTAGCAACGCTTGCTATTTTGATGTCGCTTTATCCCTGGAACAAGATTGGCCTTGAAGGCAGCCCCTTTGTTACGATTTTTGAAAGTCTTGGTATCAAATATGCGGCGAATATCCTCAATATTGTTGTGATAACTGCTGCAATTTCTGCCATCAACAGCGACTTATACGGTGCGGGCCGCATGTTGCATGGCCTTGCCGAAGATGGACATGCCCCTAAAAAACTCAATTTTGTTTCAAAAAACGGAATTCCGGTGTTGTCGGTTTTAGCAATGTTCTGTGTGTTGGTTATTGGCGTGGTGCTCAATTATTTTGTCCATGACAAACTGTTTTTCCTGATCGCTGCTATGGCAACATTTGCGACAGTCTTTGTCTGGCTGATGATTTTGCTTTCACAAGTTTGTATGCGACTTAAAATGTCAAAAGCCGAACAGAAAAACTTGCGTTATCAAATTCCGTTCTGGCCGGTTGGTCCAATCATTGCTATTCTTTTCATGATTTTTATCATTGTGCTTCTCGGATTTTTTGAAGATACAGCACCTGCACTCATCGTCGGTATCATATGGATTGTATTAATGTTGGTCTGCTATTTTGTTATGAAGCGTACAGGCAATGAAGCAAACCATGCCAACTTGAAATAA